In one window of Drosophila mauritiana strain mau12 chromosome X, ASM438214v1, whole genome shotgun sequence DNA:
- the LOC117147170 gene encoding apyrase isoform X1 produces the protein MATACNRLTWSLLVVVAVIAVMCSSAEAADKEGFPVAIIHINDLHARFEATDTSGGTCDEGEECIGGYPRTVYTVRRLLREQAELNPIYINAGDSFQGTLWYNIGRWNVTQQLLNLLPADVMTLGNHEFDHGVEGVVPFLETVDTNMLVANMDCAHEPTMEGKYNKSMIIERSGRKIGVIGVILETTYDLANTGKVIFRNESDTIREEAQLLKAQGANIIIVVSHCGYDVDQQIAANAGDWIDVIVGSHSHTFLYTGDPPGPHNPAGDYPTEVIHSSGHRVLIVQASAYARYVGNLIVYFDDNGDVLDYEGDPLYMDQSVPEDEEVLVAMQPWKEVIDETGKVVVGNTKVDLTKDDCAAGECNLGNFFCDAMVHSFVGMASYEEKVWTNVSAGLMNIGGLRVPLNRGNLTYAHIVSMSPFENTLVSYNLPGSKIVEAMEWALSKVDLENGVTGSYINLQFSGIRAKYDYTKPVGSRVISVTIRCADCEVPKYEPLVSDKLYRLTSPNFLQAGGDGYTMLAEGTDLQWGVTDLDALISYSNHINPIYQGLEGRITVLN, from the exons ATGGCAACCGCTTGCAATCGACTGACATGGTCGCTGTTAGTGGTGGTGGCGGTGATCGCGGTCATGTGCTCATCCGCGGAGGCTGCCGACAAGGAGGGCTTTCCCGTGGCCATAATCCACATAAATGACTTGCACGCCAG GTTCGAGGCCACGGACACCTCCGGTGGCACCTGCGACGAGGGCGAGGAGTGCATCGGTGGCTATCCGCGCACCGTCTACACCGTGAGGCGTCTGCTCCGGGAGCAGGCGGAGCTCAATCCCATCTACATCAATGCCGGCGACAGTTTCCAGGGCACGTTGTGGTACAACATCGGTCGATGGAACGTTACCCAGCAGCTGCTGAACCTTCTGCCCGCCGATGTGATG ACCCTCGGCAATCACGAGTTCGATCACGGAGTGGAGGGCGTGGTGCCATTCCTGGAGACGGTGGACACCAACATGCTGGTGGCCAACATGGACTGCGCCCACGAGCCCACCATGGAGGGCAAGTACAACAAGTCGATGATTATCGAGCGATCGGGCCGCAAGATTGGCGTGATTGGTGTTATCCTGGAGACAACCTAC GATCTGGCCAATACCGGCAAGGTGATCTTCCGCAACGAGAGCGACACCATTCGCGAGGAGGCGCAGCTGCTGAAGGCCCAGGGTGCcaacatcatcatcgtcgtctcCCACTGCGGCTACGATGTGGATCAGCAGATCGCTGCGAATGCCGGCGACTGGATCGACGTCATCGTTGGCTCCCACTCGCACACCTTCCTCTACACGGGCGATCCGCCTGGGCCACACAACCCAGCCGGTGATTATCCCACCGAGGTGATCCACAGCTCTGGCCACCGCGTGCTCATTGTCCAGGCATCGGCCTATGCCCGCTACGTGGGCAACCTGATCGTCTACTTCGATGACAATGGCGATGTGCTGGACTACGAGGGTGACCCGCTCTACATGGACCAATCCGTGCCAGAAG ATGAGGAAGTTCTGGTGGCCATGCAGCCGTGGAAGGAGGTGATCGACGAGACGGGCAAGGTAGTGGTGGGCAACACCAAGGTGGATCTCACCAAGGACGATTGTGCCGCCGGAGAGTGCAACCTGGGCAACTTCTTTTGCGACGCCATGGTCCATTCT TTCGTCGGAATGGCTTCATATGAAGAAAAGGTCTGGACGAATGTATCCGCCGGACTCATGAACATCGGAGGACTCCGTGTGCCGCTCAACAGGGGCA ATCTTACGTACGCCCATATAGTCAGCATGTCGCCCTTCGAGAACACGCTGGTTTCCTACAATCTGCCGGGCAGCAAGATAGTGGAGGCCATGGAGTGGGCCCTGAGCAAGGTGGATCTCGAGAACGGCGTGACCGGATCGTACATCAATCTGCAGTTCTCGGGCATCCGGGCGAAGTACGACTACACGAAGCCGGTGGGATCGCGTGTCATATCCGTAACGATTCGTTGTGCGGACTGCGAGGTGCCCAAGTACGAGCCTCTGGTATCCGACAAGCTCTATCGCCTCACATCGCCCAACTTCCTGCAGGCTGGTGGCGATGGCTACACCATGCTCGCCGAGGGCACTGACCTCCA GTGGGGAGTCACGGACTTGGATGCCCTAATCTCGTACAGCAATCACATCAATCCCATTTACCAGGGCCTCGAGGGACGCATCACAGTGCTCAACTGA
- the LOC117148440 gene encoding heat shock protein 60A produces the protein MFRLPVSLARSSISRQLAMRGYAKDVRFGPEVRAMMLQGVDVLADAVAVTMGPKGRNVIIEQSWGSPKITKDGVTVAKSIELKDKFQNIGAKLVQDVANNTNEEAGDGTTTATVLARAIAKEGFEKISKGANPVEIRRGVMLAVETVKDNLKSMSRPVSTPEEIAQVATISANGDQAIGNLISEAMKKVGRDGVITVKDGKTLTDELEVIEGMKFDRGYISPYFINSSKGAKVEFQDALLLLSEKKISSVQSIIPALELANAQRKPLVIIAEDIDGEALSTLVVNRLKIGLQVAAVKAPGFGDNRKSTLTDMAIASGGIVFGDDADLVKLEDVKVSDLGQVGEVVITKDDTLLLKGKGQKDDVLRRANQIKDQIEDTTSEYEKEKLQERLARLASGVALLRVGGSSEVEVNEKKDRVHDALNATRAAVEEGIVPGGGTALLRCIEKLEGVETTNEDQKLGVEIVRRALRMPCMTIAKNAGVDGAMVVAKVETQTGDYGYDALKGEYGNLIEKGIIDPTKVVRTAITDASGVASLLTTAEAVVTEIPKEDGAPAMPGMGGMGGMGGMGGMGGMM, from the exons ATGTTCCGTTTGCCAGTTTCGCTTGCTCGCTCCTCCATTAGCCGCCAGTTGGCCATGCGCGGCTATGCCAAGGATGTGCGTTTCGGTCCCGAGGTGCGCGCCATGATGCTCCAGGGCGTCGATGTGCTGGCCGATGCTGTGGCAGTGACCATGGGCCCCAAGGGTCGCAATGTGATCATTGAGCAGTCGTGGGGCTCGCCCAAGATCACCAAGGACGGCGTCACGGTGGCCAAGTCCATTGAGCTGAAGGACAAATTCCAGAACATTGGTGCCAAGCTGGTCCAGGATGTGGCCAACAATACCAACGAGGAGGCCGGTGATGGTACCACCACGGCCACCGTTCTGGCTCGCGCCATCGCCAAGGAGGGCTTCGAGAAGATCTCCAAGGGCGCCAATCCCGTCGAGATTCGTCGCGGTGTCATGCTGGCCGTTGAGACCGTCAAGGACAACCTGAAGTCCATGTCGCGCCCCGTGAGCACCCCCGAGGAGATCGCCCAGGTGGCCACCATCTCGGCCAACGGCGATCAGGCCATCGGCAATCTCATCAGCGAGGCCATGAAGAAGGTGGGACGCGATGGCGTCATCACCGTCAAGGATGGCAAGACCCTCACCGATGAGCTGGAGGTTATCGAGGGCATGAAGTTCGATCGCGGATACATCTCGCCGTACTTCATCAACTCGTCTAAGGGCGCCAAGGTGGAGTTCCAAGATGCCCTGCTCCTGCTGTCCGAGAAGAAGATCTCATCGGTGCAGAGCATCATTCCCGCTCTGGAGCTGGCCAACGCGCAGCGCAAGCCGCTGGTCATCATTGCCGAGGATATCGATGGTGAGGCCCTGAGCACCCTGGTGGTGAACCGCCTCAAGATCGGCCTGCAGGTGGCTGCCGTCAAGGCACCCGGTTTCGGCGACAACCGCAAGAGCACCCTCACCGACATGGCCATCGCCTCCGGCGGCATTGTCTTTGGCGATGATGCTGATCTCGTCAAGCTGGAGGATGTCAAGGTTAGCGATTTGGGTCAGGTCGGCGAGGTGGTGATCACCAAGGACGACACCCTGCTGCTGAAGGGCAAGGGCCAGAAGGACGATGTGCTCCGTCGCGCCAATCAGATCAAGGACCAGATCGAGGACACCACCTCCGAGTACGAGAAGGAGAAGCTGCAGGAGCGTCTGGCCCGCTTGGCCTCCGGCGTTGCCCTCCTGCGCGTTGGCGGCTCCAGCGAGGTGGAGGTCAACGAGAAGAAGGATCGCGTCCACGATGCCCTGAACGCCACCCGTGCTGCCGTCGAAGAGGGAATCGTTCCCGGAGGCGGCACCGCTCTGCTGCGTTGCATTGAGAAGCTCGAGGGAGTTGAGACCACCAACGAGGATCAG AAACTCGGCGTGGAGATTGTGCGTCGTGCCCTGCGCATGCCATGCATGACGATTGCCAAGAACGCCGGAGTTGATGGCGCCATGGTGGTGGCCAAGGTGGAGACCCAGACCGGTGACTACGGCTACGATGCGCTGAAGGGCGAGTACGGCAACCTGATCGAGAAGGGCATCATCGATCCCACCAAGGTGGTGCGCACCGCCATCACAGACGCCTCCGGTGTGGCCTCGCTGTTGACCACCGCCGAGGCTGTGGTCACCGAGATCCCCAAGGAGGATGGTGCTCCTGCCATGCCCGGCATGGGTGGTATGGGCGGCATGGGAGGCATGGGCGGCATGGGTGGCATGATGTAA
- the LOC117148008 gene encoding uncharacterized protein LOC117148008, with the protein MESISIVIYLVAMMSLTIGGSQAIPYRSSAYLYTQQFCMDTLTGRQLYIGEVFTREDQCVRIQCLESQQLWEDSCQVPKLTQGNCKPIPSTEPHAEYPRCCPLYECKSYESNSGGTLEQTNTYNHYGTLRSSQLTEMIVIDRRTLPRGEIPTASARKYQV; encoded by the exons ATGGAGTCAATTAGCATCGTGATTTATTTAGTGGCCATGATGTCATTGACCATCGGTGGCAGCCAAGCGATTCCCTATCGAT CCTCGGCGTATCTGTACACTCAGCAGTTCTGCATGGATACATTGACGGGTCGGCAGCTGTATATTGGCGAAGTCTTCACGCGAGAGGATCAGTGCGTCCGCATTCAATGCCTGGAATCGCAGCAACTCTGGGAGGATAG CTGCCAGGTGCCGAAACTGACGCAGGGCAATTGCAAGCCCATTCCATCGACGGAACCGCATGCCGAATATCCCCGATGCTGCCCACTGTACGAGTGCAAGAGCTACGAGTCGAATTCGGGGGGAACTCTGGAGCAGACCAACACATACAACCACTATGGTACCCTGCGATCATCCCAACTCACCGAGATGATAGTGATCGACAGGCGGACACTCCCTCGTGGCGAGATTCCCACGGCGTCGGCGAGGAAGTATCAGGTGTGA
- the LOC117147170 gene encoding apyrase isoform X2: MATACNRLTWSLLVVVAVIAVMCSSAEAADKEGFPVAIIHINDLHARFEATDTSGGTCDEGEECIGGYPRTVYTVRRLLREQAELNPIYINAGDSFQGTLWYNIGRWNVTQQLLNLLPADVMTLGNHEFDHGVEGVVPFLETVDTNMLVANMDCAHEPTMEGKYNKSMIIERSGRKIGVIGVILETTYDLANTGKVIFRNESDTIREEAQLLKAQGANIIIVVSHCGYDVDQQIAANAGDWIDVIVGSHSHTFLYTGDPPGPHNPAGDYPTEVIHSSGHRVLIVQASAYARYVGNLIVYFDDNGDVLDYEGDPLYMDQSVPEDDIVLEAMVPWQLEMEPIAERTVGQSRVNLQQSRCSSGECNLGNFFTDAMLYAFVKDASSSSEESWSNVTIALTSTGTFRVPIPAGNITYKQLFAMCPWQNRLVALSLRGRHIVELLEHVVAPMNASSPTPRSSRFLQVSGLRIRYDLNADQRVFSVRVRCSMCQVPRYIPLDLEHKYRVVVMEYLANGKNGFSVISENAEDPEFGPFDLDALMDYMNSTGPITTAIEQRIQFVNT; this comes from the exons ATGGCAACCGCTTGCAATCGACTGACATGGTCGCTGTTAGTGGTGGTGGCGGTGATCGCGGTCATGTGCTCATCCGCGGAGGCTGCCGACAAGGAGGGCTTTCCCGTGGCCATAATCCACATAAATGACTTGCACGCCAG GTTCGAGGCCACGGACACCTCCGGTGGCACCTGCGACGAGGGCGAGGAGTGCATCGGTGGCTATCCGCGCACCGTCTACACCGTGAGGCGTCTGCTCCGGGAGCAGGCGGAGCTCAATCCCATCTACATCAATGCCGGCGACAGTTTCCAGGGCACGTTGTGGTACAACATCGGTCGATGGAACGTTACCCAGCAGCTGCTGAACCTTCTGCCCGCCGATGTGATG ACCCTCGGCAATCACGAGTTCGATCACGGAGTGGAGGGCGTGGTGCCATTCCTGGAGACGGTGGACACCAACATGCTGGTGGCCAACATGGACTGCGCCCACGAGCCCACCATGGAGGGCAAGTACAACAAGTCGATGATTATCGAGCGATCGGGCCGCAAGATTGGCGTGATTGGTGTTATCCTGGAGACAACCTAC GATCTGGCCAATACCGGCAAGGTGATCTTCCGCAACGAGAGCGACACCATTCGCGAGGAGGCGCAGCTGCTGAAGGCCCAGGGTGCcaacatcatcatcgtcgtctcCCACTGCGGCTACGATGTGGATCAGCAGATCGCTGCGAATGCCGGCGACTGGATCGACGTCATCGTTGGCTCCCACTCGCACACCTTCCTCTACACGGGCGATCCGCCTGGGCCACACAACCCAGCCGGTGATTATCCCACCGAGGTGATCCACAGCTCTGGCCACCGCGTGCTCATTGTCCAGGCATCGGCCTATGCCCGCTACGTGGGCAACCTGATCGTCTACTTCGATGACAATGGCGATGTGCTGGACTACGAGGGTGACCCGCTCTACATGGACCAATCCGTGCCAGAAG ATGACATCGTTCTGGAGGCCATGGTGCCTTGGCAACTCGAGATGGAACCCATTGCCGAGCGGACAGTGGGCCAAAGTCGCGTGAATCTCCAGCAGAGTCGGTGCAGCAGTGGGGAATGCAATCTGGGTAACTTCTTCACCGATGCCATGCTTTATGCG TTTGTCAAGGATGCTTCATCGTCGTCTGAGGAGAGTTGGAGTAACGTAACCATTGCCTTGACATCCACGGGAACTTTTCGAGTGCCTATTCCAGCTGGCA ACATCACCTACAAGCAATTGTTTGCCATGTGCCCATGGCAGAATAGACTGGTGGCCCTCAGTCTGCGTGGTAGGCACATTGTGGAGCTGCTGGAGCACGTGGTGGCGCCCATGAATGCCAGTTCGCCCACGCCGCGTTCCTCCCGATTCCTTCAGGTTTCCGGTCTCCGTATCCGTTACGATTTGAACGCCGATCAGCGAGTATTCAGTGTGCGAGTAAGGTGCTCCATGTGCCAGGTGCCCAGGTATATTCCACTCGATTTGGAACACAAGTACCGCGTGGTGGTCATGGAGTACCTGGCGAACGGCAAGAACGGATTCAGCGTAATCAGCGAAAATGCAGAAGATCCAGA GTTTGGTCCTTTCGACTTGGACGCCTTGATGGACTACATGAACTCCACCGGGCCAATAACGACTGCAATCGAGCAAAGGATTCAGTTTGTAAATACTTAG
- the LOC117148007 gene encoding growth hormone-inducible transmembrane protein, translating into MLLRLALSAARPAGGIKILAQSPAQLFRANANPNLNLSTVRTYARRVVRTREPVEEMRAPSLKEKLMGPPSANAYSMGKGAAAGAAAVGLGALCYYGVGLGKQTSIADNAIMWPQFVRDRIQSTYAFFGGSCVLTAAAAAATFRSHRLLELASRGGILATVASLALVIGSGAVARSIEYQPGLGAKHLAWAVHCAILGAVIAPICFMGGPILTRAALYTGGVVGGLSTIAACAPSDKFLYMGGPLAIGLGVVFASSLASMWLPPTTALGAGLASMSLYGGLVLFSGFLLYDTQRMVRRAEVYPQYSYTPYDPINASMSIYMDVLNIFIRIVTILSGGQRRK; encoded by the exons ATGTTGCTGCGTCTAGCACTTTCTGCCGCCCGTCCAGCCGGGGGTATAAAGATCCTGGCCCAGTCTCCGGCCCAGCTGTTCCGGGCCAATGCCAATCCCAATCTCAATCTCTCCACGGTGCGCACCTACGCCCGCAGGGTGGTTCGCACCCGTGAGCCCGTCGAAGAGATGCGTGCTCCCTCGCTGAAGGAGAAACTGATGGGTCCGCCGAGTGCCAATG CCTACTCCATGGGAAAGGGCGCTGCAGCCGGAGCAGCCGCCGTTGGATTGGGCGCCCTGTGCTACTACGGCGTGGGATTGGGAAAACAAACCAGCATCGCGGATAACGCCAT CATGTGGCCCCAGTTTGTGCGTGATCGTATCCAGAGCACCTATGCCTTTTTCGGTGGCTCTTGCGTTCTCACCGcggccgcagcagcagccacctTCCGTTCGCACCGTCTCCTGGAGCTGGCCTCGCGTGGTGGCATCTTG GCGACCGTTGCTTCGCTGGCGCTGGTTATCGGTAGCGGAGCAGTTGCCCGCTCCATTGAGTACCAGCCGGGTCTGGGAGCCAAGCATCTGGCCTGGGCGGTGCACTGCGCCATTCTGGGCGCCGTGATCGCACCCATTTGCTTCATGGGCGGACCGATTCTGACGCGCGCCGCTCTCTACACGGGCGGCGTTGTTGGTGGCTTGTCCACGATTGCCGCGTGTGCCCCCAGCGATAAGTTCCTCTACATGGGAGGTCCACTGGCCATTGGCTTGGGCGTGGTGTTCGCCTCCTCCCTGGCATCCATGTGGCTGCCGCCCACCACGGCGTTGGGCGCGG GTCTGGCCTCCATGTCCCTGTATGGCGGCCTCGTCCTCTTCAGTGGCTTCCTGCTCTATGacacccagcgcatggtgcGTCGCGCTGAGGTCTATCCCCAGTACAGCTACACTCCATACGATCCAATCAACGC CTCAATGTCGATCTACATGGACGTGCTGAACATTTTCATCCGCATCGTCACCATTCTGAGTGGTGGTCAGCGCAGGAAGTGA
- the LOC117147913 gene encoding lanC-like protein 3 homolog, with protein sequence MERRYLKNPFVDFTGGENTPFASDEEHIKNLICTYVDAILEHCHPNSDDEDNRGDLYVGNAGIAFMFWKLNSCEQTRDLYPALDHAASFIRNAKVNANRYKKRSAERYSFLCGNAGIYAVSAAISQELKDTEELSDDLANFKSGIPCSKEFMHTKYGCDEVLVGRAGYLSGCYWLNDVLPEKKITDDDLVSICQLIVTSGREYSKQNNSPCPLMYQYHGTEYLGAAHGLCAILHMLLDSPWFRTLPISAPAAELRDIKRSIDFFLELQESDGNFPVALEDLRSGRDKRLVHWCHGAPGAVYLLAKAYLIFKEEKYLTSLRRCADMVWKKGFLRKGPGICHGVAGNGYVFLLLFRLTNEMRYLYRAHKFMELLTNAEFKLRARTPDRPHSLYEGVAGTVCYLVDLLEPEQAYFPFMDVFH encoded by the coding sequence ATGGAACGCCGCTACCTGAAGAATCCCTTTGTCGATTTCACCGGCGGGGAGAATACACCTTTCGCCAGCGACGAGGAGCACATCAAGAATCTGATCTGCACCTATGTGGACGCCATACTGGAGCACTGTCATCCGAACAGCGATGATGAGGACAATCGCGGGGATCTGTATGTGGGCAATGCCGGCATAGCCTTTATGTTCTGGAAGCTCAACAGCTGCGAGCAGACACGCGATCTCTATCCGGCACTGGATCACGCGGCCTCCTTCATCCGCAATGCCAAGGTGAATGCCAATCGCTACAAGAAGCGCTCCGCCGAGCGCTACTCCTTTCTGTGCGGCAATGCTGGGATCTATGCCGTCTCGGCAGCCATCTCGCAGGAGCTGAAGGACACCGAGGAGCTGTCCGATGACTTGGCCAACTTCAAGTCGGGCATCCCGTGCAGCAAGGAGTTCATGCACACCAAATACGGCTGCGATGAGGTGCTGGTTGGACGTGCCGGTTATCTATCCGGCTGCTATTGGCTAAACGATGTGCTGCCGGAGAAGAAGATAACCGACGACGACCTGGTATCCATTTGCCAGCTAATCGTGACCAGCGGCCGCGAGTACAGCAAGCAGAACAACTCGCCGTGTCCGCTGATGTACCAATACCATGGCACGGAGTACCTGGGTGCGGCCCATGGCCTGTGCGCCATTCTGCACATGCTGTTGGACAGCCCGTGGTTCCGCACGCTTCCCATTTCGGCGCCGGCCGCCGAGTTGCGCGACATCAAGCGCTCGATTGACTTCTTTCTGGAGCTGCAGGAAAGCGATGGCAACTTTCCGGTGGCCCTGGAGGATCTGCGCTCGGGCAGGGACAAGCGTCTGGTGCACTGGTGCCATGGAGCACCCGGCGCCGTCTATTTGCTGGCCAAGGCCTATCTGATCTTCAAGGAGGAGAAGTACTTGACCTCGCTGCGTCGCTGTGCGGATATGGTGTGGAAGAAGGGCTTCCTGCGCAAGGGACCGGGCATCTGCCATGGCGTTGCCGGCAATGGCTATGtcttcctgctgctgttcCGCCTGACCAACGAGATGAGGTACCTGTACAGGGCGCACAAGTTCATGGAGCTGCTGACCAATGCCGAGTTCAAACTGCGCGCCCGCACACCGGATCGTCCGCATAGCTTGTACGAGGGTGTTGCCGGCACAGTTTGCTACCTCGTGGATCTGCTCGAGCCGGAGCAGGCCTACTTTCCGTTCATGGACGTCTTTCACTAA